A region of Rhodohalobacter barkolensis DNA encodes the following proteins:
- a CDS encoding methylmalonyl-CoA mutase family protein has product MKKQQETNLFSDFEPVSRKQWEEQIKKDLKGADYKEKLSWETLEGLTPLPFYRSDDLEKVKYSKSNTIHQKISSTWTECEPISGSKPSEANEQINKSIEGGVNAFQIRCDISYSDGAIGGNMIGTQLQSQHNFDELISGIDLTDKTLYFDSGMNTPALLAMLQNSDTEIRNAAFFFDPFTFTASHGREPLPTDQLNSIINQLSGDHDFKTLTADGLFYHTSGASIIQELGISLAIASEYLARSTKEKLTQTARSILFRLSAGPLYFPEIAKFRAVRILWANLLDAYGIDSSVPLPIHAETTPQNQTLSDPHNNLLRATTEAMSAVIGGVDSLLIQPHDSQFNRSNPFSSRISRNIHHIINEESHFGKVADPAAGSYYVEVLTDEIAEKSWEFFQMIEKQGGFMESLKNRVIQPKVADSKKRKLEAYATGKRTLVGTNNYPNSDEELPDVVISTDFTNALEVTDDSAEIDLSNLISSLSEAFKSDALVGDLFSSYFEPQKVLYTTLEPFRAGEIFESIRRRTEKEVEKNGKNTRVQLVPIGNIKWRKLRATFASNILGCAGFEIDSPIGYNSAEEAFNELKNSTSDLYVLCGADADYEEMTKSFCAKFSKHGLLILAGKPADSDLESKYRDYGIQHFIYSGMNIPKVLSAIQDQIFNSEKATS; this is encoded by the coding sequence GTGAAGAAGCAACAAGAAACGAATCTTTTTTCAGATTTTGAACCCGTTAGTCGTAAACAGTGGGAAGAGCAGATCAAAAAAGATCTTAAAGGTGCAGACTACAAAGAGAAGCTAAGCTGGGAAACCCTTGAGGGACTTACCCCACTCCCGTTTTATAGGAGTGATGATTTAGAAAAAGTTAAATATTCTAAATCCAATACGATTCATCAGAAAATTAGCTCAACATGGACAGAGTGCGAGCCCATTTCGGGATCTAAACCTTCCGAGGCTAATGAACAGATTAACAAGTCTATCGAAGGTGGTGTCAATGCTTTTCAAATTCGTTGCGATATTTCGTACAGCGATGGAGCCATTGGCGGAAACATGATCGGGACTCAACTTCAATCTCAGCACAATTTTGATGAACTGATATCCGGCATCGACTTAACCGACAAAACCCTTTACTTCGACAGCGGGATGAATACCCCGGCACTTCTGGCCATGCTGCAAAATTCGGATACTGAAATACGAAATGCAGCTTTCTTTTTCGATCCATTCACATTTACCGCAAGCCACGGGCGTGAGCCTTTACCGACTGATCAACTAAATAGCATCATTAATCAACTTTCAGGCGATCATGATTTCAAAACTCTGACTGCCGATGGGCTTTTTTATCACACCTCGGGTGCTTCTATCATCCAGGAGCTGGGAATTTCACTCGCTATTGCAAGTGAGTATTTAGCTCGCAGTACTAAAGAAAAACTTACTCAAACGGCCCGGTCCATTCTATTTCGTTTAAGCGCCGGACCGCTCTACTTCCCTGAGATTGCAAAATTCAGAGCTGTCCGAATTCTGTGGGCAAATCTGCTGGATGCATATGGAATAGACAGTTCTGTTCCGCTACCCATACACGCAGAAACCACACCTCAAAATCAAACGCTGTCAGATCCTCACAACAATTTACTTCGCGCAACTACAGAGGCGATGTCGGCAGTTATCGGTGGCGTTGACTCTCTTTTGATTCAACCCCATGACAGTCAATTTAATCGATCAAATCCATTTTCATCCCGGATATCTCGCAATATTCATCACATTATTAATGAAGAGTCACATTTTGGCAAAGTAGCCGATCCCGCTGCCGGCTCCTACTATGTTGAAGTTCTCACGGATGAAATCGCTGAAAAGAGCTGGGAATTTTTTCAGATGATTGAAAAACAGGGTGGATTTATGGAATCTTTGAAAAACAGAGTCATCCAACCAAAAGTGGCTGATTCCAAAAAAAGAAAATTAGAAGCATACGCAACAGGGAAACGCACATTGGTAGGCACAAATAACTACCCCAATAGTGATGAAGAACTTCCCGATGTAGTCATCTCAACTGATTTTACAAATGCATTAGAAGTGACCGATGACTCTGCAGAAATTGATCTATCAAACCTGATCTCTTCGCTCTCCGAAGCATTCAAGAGCGACGCCTTGGTCGGAGATCTTTTCTCATCATACTTTGAACCGCAAAAAGTTCTCTACACTACGCTTGAACCATTTCGAGCCGGAGAGATCTTCGAATCGATTCGCCGGAGAACTGAAAAGGAAGTAGAAAAGAACGGTAAAAATACCCGGGTTCAACTGGTACCCATTGGCAACATAAAATGGAGAAAGTTACGGGCAACATTCGCCTCAAACATATTGGGTTGTGCCGGTTTCGAAATTGATTCACCCATCGGTTACAACTCCGCTGAAGAGGCGTTCAATGAGCTTAAAAATTCAACCTCAGATTTATATGTACTATGTGGAGCAGACGCGGACTATGAGGAGATGACAAAGTCGTTTTGTGCAAAGTTTTCTAAGCATGGGCTCCTTATTCTGGCCGGCAAACCTGCAGACAGTGACCTTGAATCAAAATACAGAGATTACGGCATTCAACACTTTATATACTCCGGAATGAATATCCCAAAAGTATTGAGTGCAATTCAGGATCAAATTTTTAATTCAGAAAAGGCAACATCATGA
- a CDS encoding ectonucleotide pyrophosphatase/phosphodiesterase: MLRKNALYLLTALVFVLSLNGCENSDSDRTEAEPAPVLLISVDGFMNKYIDRNETPNFDEFISEGVQAEYLIPVFPTKTFPNHWSLATGLYVENHGIISNSFYDYELEERFSYGAPDGQHDERWWGGEPIWVTAEKQGKTSVNFFWPGSEATFVGLQSTKWVDYDGSIPDSTRIDSIAAWFDPAGDVQADFGTLYFSFVDSRGHSYGPDSPEVDEAVVQMDGLLGYFLEKLDEVGLSDNINILLVSDHGMAAQSEEKVIFLDEIINLDDVDMVDYTPVAMIKPHEGKTDEVYRALKENEENYRVFLRDELPERFHFSNHYRIPEIIMIADNQFTITNREYFEERGVVPGMHGFDNFEPDMHTFFAAKGPAFKSGAIEGPVESVHMYELMAYLLQIEPAENDGSLDEVRKFLNQ, encoded by the coding sequence ATGCTACGAAAGAACGCTCTCTACCTGTTAACAGCACTTGTATTCGTTTTAAGCCTGAATGGCTGTGAAAATTCAGATTCGGACCGGACAGAAGCTGAACCCGCCCCGGTTTTACTAATTTCTGTTGATGGATTTATGAATAAATATATCGACCGGAATGAGACACCCAATTTTGATGAATTTATTTCAGAAGGTGTACAGGCGGAGTATTTAATTCCTGTTTTCCCAACCAAAACCTTTCCAAATCACTGGTCACTGGCTACCGGTCTGTACGTTGAAAATCACGGAATTATATCCAACAGTTTTTATGACTATGAACTGGAGGAGCGATTTAGCTATGGAGCTCCGGATGGTCAGCACGATGAACGCTGGTGGGGAGGTGAGCCGATTTGGGTGACGGCCGAGAAGCAGGGTAAGACATCGGTGAACTTTTTCTGGCCGGGCTCTGAGGCTACTTTTGTTGGTTTACAATCCACGAAGTGGGTGGATTATGACGGCTCCATACCGGACAGTACCCGGATTGACAGTATCGCTGCATGGTTTGATCCGGCCGGTGATGTACAGGCAGATTTTGGCACACTCTACTTCAGTTTTGTGGACAGTCGCGGGCACAGTTACGGTCCGGATTCTCCGGAAGTGGATGAAGCCGTGGTGCAAATGGATGGTCTGCTGGGTTATTTCCTTGAGAAATTAGATGAGGTAGGACTATCCGATAACATCAATATTCTGCTGGTCTCGGATCATGGGATGGCAGCCCAATCGGAAGAGAAGGTGATATTCCTGGATGAAATTATCAATTTGGACGACGTAGATATGGTGGACTATACTCCGGTTGCTATGATTAAACCCCACGAAGGGAAAACGGATGAAGTTTACCGCGCACTGAAAGAGAATGAGGAAAATTACCGGGTGTTTTTGCGTGATGAACTGCCGGAGAGGTTCCACTTTTCAAATCACTACCGAATCCCGGAGATTATTATGATCGCGGATAATCAATTCACGATTACTAACCGGGAATATTTTGAGGAGCGAGGTGTCGTTCCCGGTATGCACGGATTTGACAATTTCGAACCGGATATGCATACATTTTTTGCAGCCAAAGGACCTGCATTTAAGTCCGGTGCAATTGAGGGGCCGGTTGAGTCTGTTCATATGTATGAACTGATGGCCTATCTGCTGCAAATTGAACCGGCTGAGAACGATGGAAGCCTGGATGAAGTTAGAAAGTTTTTGAATCAATAA
- the folP gene encoding dihydropteroate synthase: protein MSKTAESHHILKIRNRELDLSTPKVMGILNVTPDSFSDGGEYNQKEVALKRIEEMIREGAEIIDIGGESTRPGSDPVSVDEEVSRVLPVLEAALEKFPDTIYSVDTTKYEVARQALELGAHIINDVSGLRKEPRFAELCSEFNAGYVLMHSQGDPKTMQKNPDYEDVVSDIIAFLSRQIEVLKNAGVENVFVDPGIGFGKTLQHNLKIISGLHKFTKFGYPIMMGASRKSMIGQILDNRPASGRLAGTIAVHYQSLINGAKLLRVHDVQEASDSIQVYNAIKSSETDSR from the coding sequence TTGAGTAAAACTGCAGAATCCCATCACATTCTAAAAATCAGAAATAGAGAGCTGGATTTAAGCACTCCTAAAGTGATGGGAATTTTGAATGTAACCCCCGACTCCTTTTCGGATGGCGGTGAGTACAATCAAAAAGAGGTTGCGCTCAAACGTATAGAAGAGATGATCCGTGAGGGCGCTGAGATTATCGATATTGGAGGAGAATCCACCCGGCCGGGTTCAGATCCGGTTTCAGTTGATGAAGAAGTTTCGAGAGTGTTGCCGGTATTAGAGGCAGCGTTAGAGAAATTCCCGGATACAATCTACTCGGTTGATACAACAAAATATGAGGTTGCGCGTCAGGCTCTTGAATTAGGAGCACATATCATCAACGACGTGAGTGGACTCCGGAAAGAACCCCGATTTGCTGAATTGTGTTCGGAGTTTAATGCAGGTTATGTGTTAATGCACTCTCAGGGAGATCCCAAGACGATGCAGAAAAATCCGGACTATGAAGATGTGGTTTCGGACATCATAGCTTTTTTAAGCCGCCAGATTGAAGTTCTGAAAAATGCCGGAGTTGAAAATGTGTTTGTTGATCCCGGTATAGGCTTTGGAAAAACTCTTCAGCATAATCTGAAAATCATTTCCGGACTTCATAAATTCACGAAATTTGGCTACCCTATAATGATGGGTGCTTCCCGTAAATCAATGATTGGACAAATTTTAGATAACAGACCTGCATCCGGCAGATTGGCGGGCACAATTGCGGTACACTACCAAAGTTTGATCAATGGTGCTAAATTATTGCGAGTGCATGATGTTCAGGAAGCCTCTGATTCAATTCAAGTATACAACGCTATAAAGTCATCTGAGACAGATAGCAGATAA
- a CDS encoding endonuclease domain-containing protein, giving the protein MPNKILPYNPKLKKLARKLRRNMTYGEVLLWQEIRGKKLGYQFHRQVPIKNYIVDFFCHELQLAIEIDGCYHNHPEVSISDLNRQQEIEKIGVNFLRFNESEIRKDISGAVEDIHNWIKLNQNQNS; this is encoded by the coding sequence ATGCCCAACAAAATTCTTCCATACAACCCAAAGTTGAAAAAACTTGCCAGGAAACTGCGCCGTAATATGACCTACGGTGAAGTACTGTTATGGCAAGAGATTCGAGGAAAGAAATTAGGGTATCAATTTCACCGACAAGTACCCATAAAAAATTACATCGTTGATTTCTTTTGCCATGAACTACAGTTAGCAATCGAAATTGATGGTTGTTACCATAATCATCCTGAAGTATCCATTTCAGATTTGAACAGGCAACAGGAAATTGAAAAAATTGGTGTCAACTTTCTTAGATTTAATGAGTCTGAGATTCGGAAAGATATTTCAGGTGCTGTAGAAGACATACATAATTGGATCAAATTGAATCAAAATCAAAATTCTTAA
- a CDS encoding acyl-CoA dehydrogenase, with the protein MSDTENKISPLTQLTEDEQMLRDAAAEFADTIIKPKVHEMDEAAKLDEGLIKQFFEMGFMGIEIPEEYQGGGGSFFMSIVAIEQISRVDASVGVFMDVQNTLVNNAFLNWGSDDVKKKFLPQLATEKVGAYCLSEAGSGSDAFALKCAAKEDGDDYILNGTKLWITNAKEADIFLIFATVDPSAGYKGITAFIVERGMEGFSVSKKENKLGIRASSTCELLLEDVRVPKENVLGEVGKGYKVAIETLNEGRIGIGAQMIGIAQGAFDAAVSYTKERKQFGKAIADFQGVQFQLSEMATQLEMARLLVYNAARLKEAGQPFLKEAAMAKYYSSEVAEKVSSMAVDLYGGYGYVKEYPVEKYYRDAKIGKIYEGTSNMQLATIAKIILKEG; encoded by the coding sequence ATGTCAGATACAGAAAATAAAATTTCTCCGCTCACGCAATTGACTGAAGATGAGCAGATGCTGAGAGACGCTGCAGCTGAGTTTGCAGATACGATAATCAAGCCAAAGGTTCATGAAATGGATGAGGCTGCCAAATTGGATGAAGGCCTGATCAAGCAGTTTTTTGAAATGGGTTTTATGGGCATCGAAATCCCGGAGGAGTATCAGGGTGGAGGCGGATCATTTTTTATGAGTATTGTTGCCATCGAGCAAATTTCCCGGGTTGATGCATCCGTTGGAGTATTTATGGATGTACAAAATACTCTGGTGAACAACGCATTTTTGAACTGGGGTTCGGATGATGTTAAGAAAAAGTTTTTACCCCAGCTGGCAACCGAAAAAGTAGGTGCCTACTGTCTGTCTGAGGCCGGTTCAGGAAGTGATGCTTTTGCGCTGAAATGTGCGGCTAAAGAAGACGGTGACGACTATATTTTGAACGGAACCAAGCTTTGGATTACCAATGCAAAAGAAGCGGATATATTTCTGATTTTTGCCACTGTAGATCCATCAGCCGGATACAAGGGAATTACAGCATTTATCGTAGAGCGGGGAATGGAAGGATTTTCTGTCTCCAAAAAAGAAAATAAACTGGGTATACGTGCGAGTTCTACCTGCGAATTGCTTCTCGAAGATGTACGTGTTCCAAAAGAGAATGTGCTTGGTGAAGTAGGAAAAGGATATAAAGTGGCTATTGAAACACTGAATGAAGGGCGAATCGGTATTGGCGCTCAAATGATCGGAATTGCACAGGGAGCCTTCGACGCGGCTGTTTCTTATACCAAAGAGCGAAAGCAGTTCGGTAAAGCTATTGCCGATTTCCAGGGTGTTCAGTTTCAGCTGAGTGAAATGGCTACACAATTAGAAATGGCGAGACTACTGGTTTACAACGCTGCACGCTTGAAAGAAGCCGGCCAGCCATTTCTTAAAGAGGCAGCAATGGCGAAGTACTACAGCTCCGAAGTTGCAGAAAAGGTTAGCTCTATGGCTGTTGATCTCTATGGCGGGTACGGTTATGTGAAAGAGTATCCCGTCGAGAAATACTACAGAGATGCAAAAATTGGCAAGATCTATGAAGGAACATCCAACATGCAGCTTGCTACCATCGCCAAAATTATCCTGAAAGAGGGATAA
- the scpA gene encoding methylmalonyl-CoA mutase, translated as MRPDFSKIELKANLGRVSKTPDSSSQSTWKTPEKIDVKPGYSESNISNLDHLDFAAGIPPYLRGPYSTMYTVRPWTIRQYAGFSTAEDSNAFYRKNLAAGQKGLSVAFDLATHRGYDSDHPRVSGDVGKAGVAIDSILDMKVLFDQIPLDEMSVSMTMNGAVIPVMAFYIVAAEEQGISPEKLSGTIQNDILKEFMVRNTYIYPPEPSMRIVGDIFEYTSKKMPRFNSISVSGYHMHEAGATACLELAYTLADALEYVRAGVKNGLDVDNFAPRISFFWGIGMNHFMEIAKMRAGRMLWAKLMKQFNPKNPKSLSLRTHSQTSGYSLTEQDPYNNVARTTIEAMAAVLGHTQSLHTNALDEAIALPTDFSARIARNTQLYLQEETGITKAIDPWAGSYYVESLTDQLARNALGLIEEVEELGGMAKAIEAGVPKMRIEEAAARKQARIDSGKETIVGINKYRLAKEEPIDILEVDNEKVRLSQIERLQKLKTERNQDEVDTSLTALTKCAESGEGNLLELAIDAARKRATLGEISDAMEKSFGRYQATIKSISGVYSSEIDNSEEFSKARELADQFEEKEGRRPRIMVAKMGQDGHDRGAKVISTSFADLGFDVDIGPLFQTPEEAARQAVENDVHILGVSSLAAGHKSLVPKVIEELKKLGREDIMVIVGGVIPNQDYKFLYDHGVAAVFGPGTVIPEAAQKILKILMED; from the coding sequence ATGAGACCTGATTTTTCAAAAATTGAACTAAAAGCCAATTTGGGAAGAGTAAGTAAAACTCCTGACTCTTCATCCCAATCCACCTGGAAAACCCCTGAAAAAATTGATGTAAAACCCGGGTATTCAGAAAGCAATATTTCGAATTTAGATCATCTCGACTTTGCGGCCGGAATTCCGCCCTATCTTCGCGGACCGTATTCCACGATGTATACGGTACGGCCTTGGACAATTCGGCAATATGCGGGCTTCTCAACTGCAGAAGATTCCAACGCTTTTTATCGCAAAAATTTGGCCGCCGGACAAAAAGGACTGTCCGTGGCATTTGATCTGGCAACACACCGCGGCTACGACTCCGATCATCCCAGGGTTTCCGGCGATGTTGGAAAAGCGGGTGTCGCCATCGACTCCATTCTGGATATGAAAGTTCTGTTTGATCAAATTCCGCTGGATGAGATGTCTGTTTCCATGACGATGAACGGAGCCGTAATTCCGGTTATGGCGTTCTACATTGTTGCAGCAGAAGAGCAGGGAATTTCTCCGGAAAAACTCAGCGGAACCATTCAGAATGATATCCTGAAGGAGTTTATGGTTCGCAACACCTACATCTACCCGCCGGAACCGTCGATGCGAATTGTGGGTGATATTTTTGAGTATACATCCAAGAAGATGCCACGCTTTAACTCAATCAGCGTGAGCGGATACCACATGCACGAAGCCGGAGCAACCGCTTGCCTGGAGCTCGCTTACACATTAGCTGATGCCCTAGAATATGTTCGCGCCGGTGTAAAAAACGGACTGGATGTCGATAATTTTGCACCTCGTATTTCCTTTTTTTGGGGAATTGGAATGAACCATTTTATGGAGATTGCAAAAATGCGGGCCGGACGAATGCTTTGGGCAAAATTGATGAAACAGTTCAATCCAAAAAATCCGAAATCACTTTCCCTGAGAACACACTCTCAAACCTCCGGCTACAGCCTTACCGAGCAGGATCCCTACAACAACGTGGCCCGAACTACGATTGAAGCGATGGCGGCTGTTTTGGGTCATACTCAATCACTACATACCAACGCGCTGGATGAAGCGATTGCACTCCCAACGGATTTTTCGGCTCGAATTGCCCGGAATACTCAATTATATCTCCAGGAAGAGACCGGCATTACAAAAGCGATCGATCCATGGGCAGGAAGCTATTACGTGGAGAGTTTAACCGATCAGCTTGCACGCAATGCACTCGGTCTGATTGAAGAAGTGGAAGAGTTGGGTGGCATGGCCAAAGCTATTGAAGCCGGTGTCCCAAAAATGAGAATTGAAGAGGCAGCGGCTCGTAAACAGGCACGAATAGACAGCGGAAAAGAGACTATTGTCGGCATAAATAAATATAGGCTGGCTAAAGAAGAGCCCATCGATATCCTTGAAGTGGATAACGAAAAAGTTCGGCTGTCTCAGATCGAACGGCTTCAAAAATTAAAGACTGAAAGAAATCAGGATGAAGTAGATACATCTCTTACTGCTCTTACCAAATGTGCTGAATCCGGTGAGGGGAATCTATTGGAGCTGGCTATTGATGCCGCTCGAAAAAGAGCCACACTGGGTGAAATATCCGATGCGATGGAAAAATCGTTCGGTCGATACCAGGCAACCATAAAATCTATATCAGGCGTGTACTCATCAGAAATAGACAACAGCGAAGAATTTAGTAAAGCCAGAGAACTGGCAGACCAATTTGAAGAGAAGGAAGGACGAAGGCCGCGCATCATGGTAGCCAAAATGGGGCAGGATGGTCACGACCGCGGCGCCAAGGTGATCTCCACGAGTTTTGCCGACCTGGGATTCGACGTGGATATTGGCCCGCTCTTTCAAACTCCTGAAGAAGCAGCACGACAAGCCGTGGAAAATGATGTTCATATTCTTGGAGTATCGAGTTTGGCAGCCGGCCATAAATCGCTTGTTCCTAAAGTGATAGAGGAGCTGAAAAAACTAGGACGTGAAGATATCATGGTGATCGTAGGCGGAGTCATTCCAAATCAGGATTATAAGTTTCTTTACGATCACGGAGTAGCCGCCGTTTTCGGTCCCGGAACTGTGATCCCCGAAGCAGCACAAAAGATTTTGAAAATCCTGATGGAGGATTAA
- the cdaA gene encoding diadenylate cyclase CdaA: protein MIPIGFLEFGLKDLLETLVIALVLFYLYRWIRGTFAIQAAFGLLFVIVLNGAVSLLGFTTLNFILRSILDVGVLAVFIIFQPEIRKLLYSLGQNTTFDRFIGRSGADTVIEEVIDAVKNMAQVKTGALIVFARSSSLQDLVDVGVKLDARVNAQLLQTIFQKDTPLHDGAVVIRNNRIVAASCYLPISQNPNISSVFGTRHRAAVGISETNNVFVIIVSEETGRISIAKNGALTSGLSIQKLRAEMEQSLGEEKGGDMGFSSEKADLEMN, encoded by the coding sequence GTGATACCGATAGGATTTTTAGAGTTTGGTCTTAAAGACCTGCTGGAGACACTGGTGATAGCACTGGTGTTGTTCTATCTGTATAGGTGGATACGGGGAACATTTGCTATACAGGCGGCCTTCGGCCTTCTTTTTGTGATTGTTTTAAATGGTGCCGTAAGTCTGTTAGGTTTTACTACACTTAATTTCATATTGCGAAGTATTCTGGATGTGGGTGTATTGGCTGTATTTATCATTTTTCAGCCCGAGATACGAAAGCTACTCTACAGCCTGGGGCAAAACACAACATTTGACCGGTTTATCGGACGGTCGGGAGCCGACACGGTTATCGAGGAGGTGATTGATGCCGTGAAAAATATGGCTCAGGTTAAAACGGGGGCACTCATAGTTTTTGCCCGGAGTTCTTCACTGCAGGATCTGGTTGATGTGGGCGTGAAACTGGATGCACGTGTAAACGCACAGCTGTTGCAAACGATATTCCAGAAAGATACACCTCTTCATGATGGCGCAGTTGTAATTCGTAATAACCGAATAGTGGCTGCAAGCTGCTACCTTCCCATTTCTCAGAATCCTAATATTTCGTCTGTTTTTGGAACACGTCATCGGGCTGCAGTGGGAATCAGTGAAACCAATAATGTATTTGTGATCATAGTTTCTGAAGAGACGGGACGTATTTCGATTGCCAAAAATGGAGCCCTTACCAGTGGTTTGTCTATTCAAAAACTGCGCGCCGAAATGGAGCAATCATTGGGTGAAGAGAAAGGCGGCGATATGGGATTCAGTTCAGAAAAAGCAGATCTTGAAATGAACTGA
- the meaB gene encoding methylmalonyl Co-A mutase-associated GTPase MeaB, translating into MTKSKNKSLSINKGSDVNESINPNYRTKKLSKRSLKEYVEGIKSGDRTILSQAITLIESSKKEYREFGQEILEQCLSETGNSVRIGVTGVPGVGKSTFIEALGQYLIQNDHKLAVLTIDPSSSRSKGSILGDKTRMQKLSTDDRAFIRPSPTSGTLGGVAQKTRETMLLCEAAGYDTIFIETVGVGQSETTVHSMVDFFLLLMLAGAGDELQGIKRGIMEMADLIAINKAEGDNLNASKKAKQEYENALSLFPPSPSGWKPKVMTCSALQAKGIEEIWEEVQNYLELTSENRFFEKRRKEQAAFWMYETINQELKQKFYSNPEVKAKLAKFERDVQTGKLSSFKAAKELLDLFKMNSG; encoded by the coding sequence ATGACAAAATCCAAAAACAAATCGCTTTCAATTAATAAAGGTTCTGATGTGAACGAATCCATCAATCCAAATTATCGGACAAAGAAACTTTCGAAAAGATCCTTAAAGGAGTATGTGGAAGGAATTAAGAGTGGTGACCGAACCATCTTGTCTCAGGCCATTACACTGATTGAAAGTTCAAAAAAGGAGTATAGAGAGTTCGGGCAAGAGATCCTTGAACAGTGTTTATCAGAGACCGGCAATTCCGTTCGGATCGGAGTTACCGGAGTACCCGGGGTTGGAAAGAGTACATTCATTGAAGCCTTAGGACAGTACCTCATACAGAATGATCACAAACTCGCTGTGCTGACGATTGACCCGAGCAGCAGCCGCTCCAAAGGGAGTATTCTAGGCGATAAAACACGAATGCAAAAACTTTCTACTGATGACCGGGCTTTTATCCGTCCGTCCCCCACTTCCGGTACTTTGGGCGGTGTTGCGCAAAAAACCCGGGAAACCATGCTATTGTGTGAAGCTGCCGGATATGACACGATCTTTATCGAAACAGTAGGTGTGGGGCAATCCGAAACGACCGTACATTCGATGGTTGATTTTTTCCTGCTCCTGATGTTGGCCGGCGCCGGCGATGAGCTGCAGGGGATCAAACGTGGAATTATGGAGATGGCCGACCTGATTGCAATCAACAAAGCGGAAGGAGACAATCTCAATGCATCTAAAAAGGCGAAACAGGAATATGAAAATGCGTTGTCTTTATTTCCACCATCCCCTTCAGGCTGGAAACCGAAAGTAATGACCTGTTCTGCACTTCAGGCAAAAGGAATTGAAGAAATTTGGGAAGAGGTGCAGAACTACCTGGAGTTAACTTCCGAAAATAGATTTTTCGAGAAACGCCGAAAAGAACAGGCCGCATTCTGGATGTACGAAACCATTAACCAGGAGTTAAAACAGAAATTTTACTCGAATCCGGAAGTGAAAGCAAAGCTCGCAAAGTTCGAGAGGGATGTTCAGACTGGTAAGCTTAGCTCATTTAAAGCGGCTAAAGAGCTTTTAGATCTATTTAAAATGAATTCAGGATAA
- the fdxA gene encoding ferredoxin FdxA codes for MAYVVTEPCVNCKYTNCAAVCPVDAFREGPNFLTIDPLECIDCDACVSECPVEAIYPDDEVPEEWEHYIELNERLAEKWDDRVINETKDALPDADDWAEKENKLEFLQEDWD; via the coding sequence ATGGCATACGTAGTAACAGAACCCTGTGTAAACTGTAAATACACGAATTGTGCGGCGGTTTGTCCCGTTGACGCTTTTCGTGAAGGCCCCAATTTTTTAACAATTGATCCACTTGAATGCATCGATTGTGATGCCTGTGTATCCGAATGTCCTGTAGAGGCGATCTATCCAGATGATGAAGTTCCCGAAGAGTGGGAGCACTATATTGAGCTGAACGAACGACTGGCCGAAAAATGGGATGATCGTGTCATTAATGAGACAAAAGATGCACTGCCTGATGCGGATGATTGGGCAGAGAAAGAGAATAAGCTCGAATTTCTACAGGAAGACTGGGACTAA